The Periophthalmus magnuspinnatus isolate fPerMag1 chromosome 17, fPerMag1.2.pri, whole genome shotgun sequence sequence TCAAATATTCTCACCTTTAACGTTCAAAGACAGCCCATatgatgctattttctgatttatgttatgtttcctcatcaaaaactgacCCGGAgttgcagaaaacactctgttccaccttgtgatgtcatcatgtggtaatacaggaagtgctccactgtgtttttaaactccacacaccttcactagactcattttgattattttagcccttgaattgctaatctctactgaactaaaggtaaagggaAGCtctaaacttgaaaactgccacttgatgacatcacaaggtggaacagagcattttgagctttggagatgtacagactaataataaagtgtgagtcaaacacgtgtgaatgaaacaaaacacaactccaggtctgtttttgaggaggaaacagcattagaacacgactcagagtcagttttgtgtaatataggacttttaaaggtgcatcctgtaacttttctgccagtTTCCAaagagatgttatcgctttgtctggaatgttccaccatattattttaaacttatctattttcatggagacaaacagacccAATTAATGCTTTTCCAAGATATTTTCAGACACTTTAGAAATCTGTTAAATGTATGTTGGATCTAAGTGGTAAtcctccgccagaaaagttacatagtgcacctttaatggtcctatattacactaaatttaCTCTTGAGCGTTTAGCcgtgttatactgttgttacctcctcagaaacatgaTATTATAAAGTGATAATTTTCAAATcgacagctcctttttacctttagttcattaaATATCGGCAAATcgaggactgaaatgatccaaatgactctagtgaaggtgtgtggagtttaaaaacacagtggagcacttcctgtatcaccacacgatgacatcacaaggtggaacagagtgttttcagcctaaatatgcaggatttgtgtgttaaacatgtgtgaatgaaacaaaaaaaaaccacaactccaggtctgtttgtgacgaggaaacaacattagaatagatcagaaaacacggGCAAGACATTTACTGAAGAAAAGACAGATTTAGGTTACAAAATGAAACGTTTGACACGAAATGAAACGTTTGTTCACATAAAAACGGCACTTGTCACTTGTTTTCAGTGCAAGTTTTTAAATGACCATCTCTATATGCTTGGAAACTGGCTCGCTGTTACTAAAATCCAGGACATTTtagagagaaaacagagctgTATTATAATTGTTCTTCTTCACCTTGTGTGTTTTAACGTGATGTCCTACATTACAAAGTCCTGGTTGTGGGTTTGTGTGGTTGAAGTAGGTCAGTTGATCACATCGCAGAGTGTATATTTAGACCTCGCATTTTGAAGTTTGCCCGTTGGCTTTGACGTCGCCCGGCTAACACGGCTGCAGTCCCTCTCTTCCTGTCAGGCGCCTGCTGTATCCGGCGCTGGTCACTCTGCTGGTGTCCACGCTGACGTTCCCCCCGGGCCTGGGACAGTTCATGGCGGGGCAGGTGAGACCGACGCTCGAAACAAATGAAAGCTGACAGTTGTGTGTGAAGTGCGCGGGCCTCGGGTTAGACATAATCTCTTACTCCTCTGATCCACTGATGCAAACTGCCAAGGCTAATGATCAGACCGGAGATTTATAAGTAGATTTACACACTTTTTGGTGTTGCCCGCAGCTGCATAACAATGAGCCAGGATGGGTGGTAATGCATGAAAATTTctaaaaacaattatacacaggCTGCTGCAGAACCCAGAGACTGACAGAAATAAATACTCTGCACCGAACTCTGTGGCTGTTCCATAACTCGACTTTCCTGCAGTCCTTTAGAAATGCAAAAGCACAGCACAAGCGATcataaatcaaacatttttgaCAGTTTGAAAACACGACTCTGGGAAGTTTTTACTCTCTACTTATTCAtcacttatttatttgttggaAATTAACTGTCAGGTATATAAACAACTTTAAATTATgggttaaatgttttattccgTTTGTATTTTGTGCTCGATCTGGCTGAACGGAGTCGTCAAAGAAGTGGCAAGAAAATGCATTATACAGAGTggtccaaaagtcactgacagttgcaaaaaaaaaaatcataactcttttgCTTCTAaatagttttcttttattttttcagagcatttagaacgacccttcccacattaatctgagcaaatacagcaccgaggaacgaacccttattgtacagtggtactttgagtcacatgggtcaaattcgacattttaacaccagagatgccccgagcgtaaacgccattaaaggaataataagtgtttttcaaagacagggggcagtatgtgatctccacagacctgactagtcctgatttcttcctgtggggcgatcttaaagaaaaggtgtttgtgaataaacctcagacgacttaataaacgacttaaaacgtaatatcgaggatcaaatgagcctggaaatgctttcaaatgttctgtaaagtgtgttggatcgggctgttcaagGCCAAAcccaaaatggtggacacttaaacattattttaggtcgtttttacttcctctagtttaagtcgtgataagttcaagtgtaactgaacaattataaccgtatatatcgccaaaaatctcagaaggttcagtttatctactgctaaaatttggtgagtttaacttaagaattataggagctactgaagatttaaaagtgtcagtgactttttttGTACAAAATGAGGCTTTAATCTCATAAAACGCCCCAGATAAGGATGTCGATGCATATATGTAGGTTTATAATGTTGATAATGTTTGTCAGTCACTTTTACataactaaatatttataaCGAGTGTCTGAATATGAAATAAGGTAAATGCTGCCACGTTTTTGTTAATTatgagtaaaaatatatattacaacaacaacaaaaaaatgcaatattattttaaaatgaaaataaatttgaaaatgtttgttttaataaaattttCGACTCCTCTGAATGTCTTTTGAATGAATGGCCGACGCTGGAACGTGACGTACTTTAACGTGACTCTAACctgatttattttatacagcctcattttatccagttttagtttgtttagtttatttaagaCAATACATTCTGTTCAGATAATTACTTGAAGCACAGCTGAGATAATCCAATATTCACGGAGACACGTTGTCCCGACGCGAGCTTGATTGTGTTGTCGCCGTACAGTATTGTGCTCATTAAAGTCCTTTGTCGTACGCTCACAGCTGACGCAGCACGAGTCCCTGGTGGCTCTGTTTGACAATCGGACGTGGTGCCGACAGGGCGTGGCGGAGGAGTTCAACTACAACAGCCACCACCACGCCTGGAAACACCCCCAAGTCAGCGTCTTCATCACACTCATCCTCTTCATCGTCATGAAAGTATGTGCaaatgagctttattttaatgatatcTATGATGCGGAAATGTGGAGgatgatgtttttaaatgaaagaatgggAGAACGCACGGTTTGATTGTAAAAATGGATGTGTttagatgtattttaaatgtttgtaaccTGCAGATGGTGTAAAGCGgaagtgtcaaactcaatttcaccaagggccacatcagcaaaatggtttgtctcaaatttgcaaagatataaaaaaatatgtctgtgtaactgcataactcctgataaactgacattttaagacagtcatacatttaaatttaccttgtcgcgggccacataaaatgacacggcgggctgcatttggcccccaggccttgagtttgacacatgtgttaaAGTAAAgtatctcttcttttatgagattaatgtgtttgcGTATGGTCCCTGTTAAAAAAAGCTAAACAAAATCACACGTATAATCATTAGAATGTCTTAAAcgcatagattttttttgttttttacagttttggaTGTCCGCCGTCGCCACCACGATGCCGGTCCCTTGTGGAGCCTTCATGCCAGTTTTTTTAATAGGTGAgaaaaatgtcttgtttttgttaaagGACCACTGCGTCATCTCGGGCTGTGTGTGCTCGTGttcgtttgattgacaggtgcagcATTTGGCCGGCTTGTCGGCGAGATAATGGCGTCCGCGTTTCCTGACGGTATCCACGCCGACGGCACCGTGTACCCCATCGTTCCAGGAGGATACGCCGTTGTCGGTATGATGTGACAATAAATAATGCTGTAAATAAACTAAAGATGGACATGAGGAGTAGCTTTTCTTTGGCCGGTGTTGTGTTCAGGTGCAGCGGCCTTGTCCGGAGCCGTCACGCACACCGTTTCCACCGCTGTGATTGTGTTTGAACTCACCGGTCAGATTTCGCACATCCTGCCGGTCATGATCGCTGTCATTCTGGCCAACGCTGTAGCTCAAGCCCTGCAGCCTTCACTCTATGATTCAATCATTCGTATAAAGAAACTCCCCTACCTCCCCGAGCTGGGAATGGGACACCATGAGTAAGTCTGTCAGAGGTTATAATCAGACTTTGGAGAGCAGGTGAACATAGAGTATTCAGCCTTTAGTTAAATCAGATGCAAACTGCAAAATGTGGCAAGGTAAAGCGTGGGAAGTTTGTGCATGAAATGTGCTAAAcaaataaagtaattcaaagcgggttacagaataagaaagacattaaaatcacaatacaacaaatcaaaacataaataatcatcataaaattaacattaaaagaaaaaagtgcagaataaaaaccttgtgATGTGACATATCAGAGGGACCGTCATAAAAAATCTAATGTCATAAATATGAGAATGTTTAAGATGGAAAAGTTATttcaaaatcaaactaaactctaaaagaacatctcccacatgagccacatgagccatctcacactctgaggactaaaccaggactgaaccaggactgaaacaggactaaaccaggactaaaccaggagtaaaccaggtctgaaacaggactaaaccagggctaaaccaggtctgaaacaggactaaaccaagactaaactaggactaaaccaggcctaaaccgggattaaactgagactaaaaccaagactaaatcaggactaaagcgggactaaagcgggactgaactgggactaaacctgaactaaaaccgggactaaattgggactaaaccaggaccaaatctgagtaaaccaggactaaaccaggactgaactgggactaaaccaggactaaaccagggctaaaccaagactaaacatgggaatcaacattttagttttctgcagctaaaacctggaacattcttgctgaagatgtgagacagacctcgactttgacaatgtttaaatccagactccaaaCAGCCCTGTTTAGTTgcgcatacgactgaaaggtttttgcTCTGCGCTTTTTTCTTTtggtgttaattttatgatcattatttatgttctgaGTGGTTGTATTGTGATTCTCTGTTGAGTATTAGGAGTACTCAAATTATCTGATTATAACTAGCGAGGTTAATGCACTCAGTGATGTGGTGACTTGTTTCTGTTGTCAACGTTTAACTTTATAGGAAATACAATATCCGAGTGGAGGACATCATGGTTAGAGACGTGCGTTACATCACACTCAGCTCGACCTATCGAGACTTACAGGAGATGCTGCAGACGGGACAGCTCAAAACTCTGGCCTTGGTCGAGTCCAGAGGTAAAAATGCACAATGTGAACATGTTTTGGGATGTGGATATAATAAGACACAATTAGAATCACTACCTCTGTTTCAAAATGGTGCATTATCTTCCAATGGAAATTACGAGATCAGACAAAATGTAAGAAATCTTATAGTATTGTCTGTAAAAGTGGGTTGATAACATAACAATccaatttgtttttgtaaagcccaaaatcacaacagcagttcgcctcttagggcttaaCGGGATCATTGATttaagaaaaagaaagttagaaaatccaacagtgaaacacACAATAACAGACGGATTAATCAACATTCATAGAAAACGAGCAAATggaaaactgtcccagagcgccccctgtcctcagaccctcctcctgcaggaacaactcaaaaaactcacaaaacacagagggaaaagagaaaccACAAGGAGAACCAGAGTGAAGGAGaaatccactcccatggactgaaccaggactgaaccaggactaaaccaggactaaaccaggactacaccaggactaaaccaggactaaaccaggactaatccaggactaatccaggactgaaccaggactgaaccaggactaaaccaggactgaaccaggactaaaccaggactaatccaggactaaaccaggactaaaccaggactaaaccaggactaaaccaagactaaaccaggactaatccaggactaaaccaggactaatccaggactaaaccaggactaatccaggactaaaccaggactaatccaggactaaaccaggactaatccaggactaaaccaggactaaacaggactaaatcaggactaatccaggactaatccagaactaatccaggactaaaccaggactaaaccaggactaaaccaggactaatccagggctaatccagggctaaaccaggactaaaccaggactaaaccaggactaaaccaggactaaaccaggactaaaccaagactaaaccaggactaatccaggactaaaccaggactaaaccaggactaatccaggactaaaccaggactaaacaggactaaaccaggactaaaccagggctaaaccaggactaaaccaggactaaaccaggactaaacaggactaaaccaggactaatccaggactaatccagaactaatccaggactaatccaggactaaactaggactaaaccaggactaatccagggctaaaccaggactaaaccaggactaaaccaggactgatccaggactaatccaggactaatccagggctaaaccgggactaaaccgggactaaaccgggactaaaccgggactaaaccgggactaaaccagaactaaaccaggactaatccaggactaatccaggactaatccaggactaatccagggctaaactgggactaaactgggactaaaccaggactaaaccaggactaaaccaggactaaaccaggactaaaccaggagcgaaatgggactaaaccaggactaaactaggactaaaccaggactaaaccaggactgaacagggactgaaTCAGGCCTAAACCGAGACTAGCCCAAGactgaacttggactaaaccagggctgaaccaggactacaccaggttggacaggctgcagatgtgttcaggactaacacatttacacatataGTTCAATTATGTCCAGCCAGAGTCCATTTAagactaagggacagagggggcTCATTCAGGATGGGGCAGGGGTCATCCAACCCACTGAGAGAACGGGAGGATCTGGGTCCACAGAACAGGGTCAGGGCATAAAATGGAGCatctagggtccagtcatcaccGGGGGGTTACATGAGCATTCAAAATCAGATTAATACCAGATTTTTGAAGTTATAAGATCATTTAAATCACTTGTAAAAACTCAAATCatctcatttctttctttctcacttttTGACATGTGACAGTTTACATATAAGTCAAAGGTTAAATGTCCAAAAATCAGGTTATTATCAGATATTGGTGTTTGTCAGACCACTGTTAACTctcaaacgctgcatatttaggctgagctcttctctcaaacagaaaacactctgttccaccttgtgatgtcatcgtgtggcaatacaggaagtgctccactatgtttttaaaactccacacaccttatctagaatcatttagataatttcagccgttgaatttccagtctctactaaacaaaaggtaaaacgtaggtctgtttttgaggagggaacagctttacatcatggcttaaagttacaagagtcaattttgtgtcatataggacctttaatgaagcATGAAAAAGATTAATTAACAATGAAGAAATTATTTATTAAGGacgattcaggcttagtaactactgaAGGGTTTGGGTAAGTGTTACTAACCCTGAGAAAACTTGATTTGTTATGGATTAAGCctagttattataaaatattaaccAAAATCTCACTTGCAAGGACCATAACTTCaggaaataaagtaaaaataacttgTATGTACTGTATTGTGAGAAGATAAGCTCAGGATCATGCGCAGAGTTCATGGTGTAAAGCTTTGGGGCTTTTGAAGAGGCTCCCGGGCCCATCTCCCATCACCCCTTTATACCCGAAAGATAGAGGGAATAAAAAAGAGGTGAAAGGGTTGAAAGTGATGAAGgataacagaaacaaaaatgcgGAGAAGTGGGACCTAAAGAGAACCAAAAATATCAATACGATGCAGCGTAATATTTCTTGAGGTTGTGAAGTAACCGGAGGCTCTActttgttaaacaagtctctcgtAAACGTAAAATTACAGTCATAAGCTGGCTAGTTAGTCACTTCCACCTTTTCTGTTTAACtttaaacacctaaacaggacgaAAACTTTCATATTTACATCACAGATTCCTGAAAATGAGTTGTTTGAAtccgttttgtatttttttcttgagctttTTGATGATATTAAAACTTTTTCGACAGTGTTTGCTAGTGTGAACATTACATCAACATCGTAACTGCTGAAATTTCCACCATATACTTACATGCATAACGCCCCCAGCATGATGTGACTGCAAAGAATCAGTTCATAACAAGGATTTTAGTGTGAATCCTGAAGACTTtcgctgttactactactattaaaagCACAAACTTACTTGCTTTACACATCATAAAAGTCCTGATTTACCTTTGGGTCTTCCAGAGTCCATGATCCTGCTGGGTTCCATCGAGCGACTCCAGCTACAGTCTCTGCTCACGCTGCAGTTGGGCCGCCAGCGCAGACTCGAGTACCTCCGGCAGATGGCGCAAGACAACGGCACCCAGGACCCTCTCCCCAGCCTGACCTCGGACAGCAGCGCCAGCTCCCCCTGCGGCCAGACGCACGTCATCAACGCCACTCCTCGCACCAACGCTCGCCAAACGGTTCGCTTTTTGGTGAGCACGCAAGAGGTGTGAGGCGACCGGGGACGGGGGTGAGGGCGGGCGGCTGCAGGTGGAGCATGGGGCTGGCATGTAGCAGTAGGTAAAGGCACAGAGGGGGATAATGGGCAGACGGGGTAAGTGGtgtaataaatactttttgtgtttgtgtgatgatgatgatgaggaggaggagtttaTCACCTTCTGCTTACGTGTGAATATCGAATAGTTACATGTTTGGTGTTTGTGTCGTCTGTGCCCTTACCTGTGCTGTCCCGTGCATGTCCTGTACGTCTCTGCATGTGTTTACCCGTGTCCGGCCCGTCTCTTAATATATTTTCCACATAGATCTCTACAGAGGAGACGTCTTCCTTCAGCCCGGCGGTGTCCAACTTGCAACTTCCTCTCAAATCTGCCCTGAAAACCGTATCAGCCATCAGCGACACGGAGACTCCAAATAGTATGTATCCTCTGGGTGTAAAAAGGAACTGCGTGTAACCCCCACTACGTTTGTCAGATCAGAGTCGGTTCTTTTAGGTTCAAAACAGCAGCATAGCATTGATACCGCAACCCAAATGTGACGCTTATtcttctctctgattggataatggtCTCGACGTAACATATAACAACAACTTGGccctggttttgtttgtttttgtcatttaaaatacGTTTCTATTTCAttctatttattatttgaaCACGTCCACCTCGTTTCCGCGGACACAGCTCAGTAATGTTTATGAAATCTGGAATAATCAAATTGCTGTTGGCGTCTCGAATGTGATATCACGGTGATACACAAACAAGCCTTTACATAACACGTACTGCGGTTGATGTTTGTAACAGCGCACACATAATGCTGCTTTTCAGGCTCGCAGACGCTCTCGTGCACGGACCAGGACAAGGAGCTGCTGGAGGTGAGCACACGAGCACGTACCATGTGTGAGGAGATGTGACGAGAGGGTGGAAGTAGTGGACTCCCtctgttgaataaaaaaataaaataaaaaataaaaatgctgatGCTGAGTAACAAAGTAAACTAAAAAATACTTGAGGGTAATGCACTACTTTCAGGCTTTGTTTAATGAGCTGACACTGGGGCTGTGTAATGGTTTTAcagaagcctttttttttttttcttcagtttataAAATGACCCTGAGTAGCTTGTTTGACATTCTACACATAATTACACTTGTGTGTGGAGCTCAAGTGTAAACAAAGATGATCTGAAAAAGCCTGTGCACATGACTGCGGCGTGACAGCATTCTGTGAGCACAGGTGTTCAgaatatcattattatcattatgtgTAATCGCCgcagtgtgtgagcgtgtgtgtgtgagggagcgtgtgtgagagagggagtgtgtgtgtgagggagcatgcatgagagagggagtgtgtgtgtgagggagcatgcatgagagagggagtgtgtgtgtgtgtgcgtgagagagggagtgtgcgtgagagagggagtgtatgtgtgtgggagtatgtgtgtatgtgtgagagagggagtgtgtgtgcgtgagggaGCGTGTGTGtaagagtttgtgtgtgtgagggagcgtgcgtgtgagagtgtgtgtgtgtgtgagggagcgtgtgtgtgtgagggagtgtgtgtgtgagggagtgtgtgtgagagagggagtgtgtgtgggggtgtgtgtgtgtgtctaaggGAGTATGCAGgggtgtctttgtgtgtgtgtgcgggagggagtgtgtgtgtgtgactgagggagcatgtgtgcatgtgtgcatgtctgcgcgcgtgtgtgtgtgtctgcgtgtgtgtcggggtgtgtgtgtttgtgtctgcgtgtgtgtgtgtgtctgcgcgtgtgtgtgtataatggaGCATGCTGCAGCACTTTGAAACTGAAGCTGTTCATTCACAccagacattttacatttacagctgTGGAGCAGATTTCAGGATTTTTTAAATGATCATCAAATATTTAGACTTTTCTCAGCAGAAAAACACGAGTTAATGACATTACACAGTTACAGTTCATAGTTACAGACGTTAATGAAGCTCTGTGTGAACAGCTGTGCGGGTAAAAGCATGTGACgatgttcagcttcagtcaccGTCGTCATCATGTCAGTGTGCAGGCCTAACGCTGCTCCCAAAATGAATCTAAGACAATATAAACACACCTGGAGCATAACACATTAAGGGACAGCGTTAAGGTGCGACTCTTGGAGACCTCAGAGCTTTGTGGTCTTCATAATGTCTCATTTCCTCACATATTTTCCTCATAGTGTTGTGTAACGTCAAGAGTCTGGTGCGTTCATCTTCTTCTGTGCTGAAGTAATTATAGGCTATCAGCAACATTGTGCTCACTTGGTGCAACTCCTCTGGAGAAGTGGGCTTGATCCAATGTTGCAGTGTGCCATGTTGTGGGTAAAGTGTCCCTCTGACTGACGCTGTGGTCATGTTGTGTTGATGCCTCCTCTCTGCACCTGGAAGAGCCCTGGGCCGGCTCCTCCTGAACACAGAAAGGCCAGGCCCAAACGCATGAGGATCTCCATGGCGGTAAGACTGTCTGCCGCCTAGAGACTGTTGCCTAGTAACTGTTGCATTGCGACACAGTGAGGGCAGAACCATAACATTTGTGGTGCAACACCCAGAGCATTATGGTTCTGCAGTGAGTGAAAGGACGTGAGAGCAGTCCCATTCATGTTTGTGTGGCAGAGGTCTAATGGTCCAGGATCTGAATGTGACAGGATGTTAGCGTCTGATTCTGCTCTCTAGACTATTACATGTGAACTTTACACTCAGGCCCCAAAGTTTTAGCAGTATACTCCTACTACCTTCAAAAcacaagtttgtttttcaggagTCTGAGGTGGAAGACCACATGAGCCCAACAGAGGTTAGGCCTGCACTGACATTATGAAATGAAATACTGTTGGTAATTTTGTGCTCAATACGACTTGTCACTTGTCTGACTTCAGATTTCAGTGtgggaggagcagcagctcgaCCAAGCTGTAGATTTCAAGAACTGCAAGATTGACCCTGCTCCCTTCCAACTGGTGGAGCAAACCTCGCTACACAAGGTACCAGTCTCACTTTGACTTTAGTATCGAAAAACGCACAATTGAGTGTGGAATGAATGATTTTATAAAGTTAACTTTGGGAATCATATACTCTTTAGGTATACCAATCTGGTACATTAAACACAGACTATAAGTTAAACAAATTGTTGCATTTAATCTTAAAGTGAATCCTTGTCCTAGACTCACACCATCTTTTCCCTGCTGGGCCTGGACCACGCTTATGTGACCAGTATGGGGCGTCTGGTCGGAGTAGTTTCTCTCAAAGAGGCAATTTCTATATTCTCTTTTTTGTTCTTACTTAATTGgcattaaaaaatgtattgtttgacgacatttttccttttgttgcaGTTGCGTAAAGCCATTGAGGGCTCGGTGACAGTGACTGGGGTCAAAGTGCGTCCCCCTTTGGCAAGTTTCCGGGACAGTGGCAATACCACAAGTGTCTCTGAAGTAACCGAACTCCACAAACTGTGCATCCGCCACAGGGGCCTCTCGTTACCTCGGGACCTTAATCGACCCAAAATGGACGACACCGACAACCTTCCG is a genomic window containing:
- the clcn2a gene encoding chloride channel protein 2a, translating into MKGKSEESKQLQYQQTLMYGRYTQELGVYAKEEAARLRDGGVRDGGGLRRNTSVRSRAADLLEYEKDPCAKCQMCASRCQKFLISRVGEDWIFLILLGLLMALVSWVMDYAIAFCQEAQKWMYGGLDSNLLLQYIAWVTYPVVLITFSAGFTQILAPQAVGSGIPEMKTILRGVVLKEYLTFKTFVAKVIGLTCALGSGMPLGKEGPFVHVASLCAALLSKFMAAVFGGIYMEEPCEGSKNELRNTEMLSAACAVGVGCCFAAPIGGVLFSIEVTSTFFAVRNYWRGFFAATFSAFIFRVLAVWNQEEETITALFKTRFRLDFPFDLQELPAFAILGIACGFAGALFVYLNRLIVECMRKQKTINKFLLRKRLLYPALVTLLVSTLTFPPGLGQFMAGQLTQHESLVALFDNRTWCRQGVAEEFNYNSHHHAWKHPQVSVFITLILFIVMKFWMSAVATTMPVPCGAFMPVFLIGAAFGRLVGEIMASAFPDGIHADGTVYPIVPGGYAVVGAAALSGAVTHTVSTAVIVFELTGQISHILPVMIAVILANAVAQALQPSLYDSIIRIKKLPYLPELGMGHHEKYNIRVEDIMVRDVRYITLSSTYRDLQEMLQTGQLKTLALVESRESMILLGSIERLQLQSLLTLQLGRQRRLEYLRQMAQDNGTQDPLPSLTSDSSASSPCGQTHVINATPRTNARQTVRFLVSTQEISTEETSSFSPAVSNLQLPLKSALKTVSAISDTETPNSSQTLSCTDQDKELLESPGPAPPEHRKARPKRMRISMAESEVEDHMSPTEISVWEEQQLDQAVDFKNCKIDPAPFQLVEQTSLHKTHTIFSLLGLDHAYVTSMGRLVGVVSLKELRKAIEGSVTVTGVKVRPPLASFRDSGNTTSVSEVTELHKLCIRHRGLSLPRDLNRPKMDDTDNLPFEEIPVNFSDQCTLQFATGQTVDIREELVLQDSPSFTEDQSEFTFDCSPSHTEESELACDYDPPSQTPEPDEIQQEQGQNVDQSEQEEERSPPTIATNKKD